One genomic window of Megachile rotundata isolate GNS110a chromosome 12, iyMegRotu1, whole genome shotgun sequence includes the following:
- the Hsc70Cb gene encoding heat shock protein 70Cb isoform X1 → MAAMSVIGIDFGNESCYVAVARAGGIETIANDYSLRSTPSCVAFSGKNRILGVAAKNQMVTNMKNTIYGFKRLLGRKYNDPQVQREIKMLPFKVTQQADGNIGIHVQYLGEEHIFSPEQITAMLFTKLKDISETALQTIVNDCVISVPSYYTQAERQALLDAARIAGLNVLRLFNETTATALCYGIYKQDLPSPDAPPRNVVFVDCGYASLQVCICTFHKGKLKMLASSADSQLGGRDIDSILAEYFCKDFQSRYNIDPRTNPRAYLRLLTEVEKLKKQMSANSTTLPLNIECFMDEKDVHGEMKRADMEAMCAHLFKRVETALRQCLEDSKLKLDDIHSVELAGGSSRVPAIKRLVEEVFGRPVSTTLNQDEAVSRGCALQCAMLSPAVRVRDFSVTDIQPYPVKLTWDATQGEEGEMEVFGHNHPVPFSKMLTFYRSSPFTLTASYTMPPASYPQSHIGVFVIKNVKPTQEGESSKVKIKVRINLNGILTIASASLVEKRELTQQEKEEEEKLQQQQQQQNNMDVDQPEKKDKPDQEAQANEPPAPEVSMDKTRRNSDADDGGRGARGSAPSYSSRILSWFSSGDDKDENKGKKKIPVRNIELPVEMHGFGLNQRDLDAALEKECKMIAGDRQEKERIDARNALEEYVYDLRAKLSEEDQLATFITEADKEILCRALDDTENWLYEEGEDCQRQVYSERLTCLKAQGEPIKERRMEFEGRNHALEDLAGALQLVKKGVDLIRASSGKDNKYSHLTEEEVKKVEKTVQEKWAWLDEKRVLLAGTPRTQQPPVTVAQIRAEKQSLDSIVLPILNKPKPKVEPPKEEKPKDKAAEDQQKNNQNSQGDGHAQTNQQQQPQEEKMDVE, encoded by the exons ATGGCTGCTATGTCCGTGATCGGAATTGACTTCGGCAATGAGAGCTGTTATGTAGCTGTAGCACGAGCGGGAGGTATTGAAACCATAGCTAACGATTACAGCCTTCGAAGCACACC ATCATGCGTAGCATTCAGTGGAAAGAATCGAATTCTTGGTGTAGCTGCTAAAAATCAAATGGTAACCAATATGAAAAATACTATTTATGGATTCAAAAGATTATTAGGTAGAAAGTATAATGACCCACAAGTACAACGTGAGATTAAGATGTTACCTTTTAAGGTAACTCAGCAGGCAGATGGAAATATtggtatacat gtacAGTACTTGGGAGAGGAACACATTTTTTCACCCGAACAAATAACTGCaatgttatttacaaaattaaaagatatatCTGAAACAGCTCTACAAACTATTGTTAATGATTGTGTCATTTCTGTACCTTCATATTATACACAAGCTGAACGGCAAGCATTGCTTGATGCTGCACGAATAGCAGGCTTAAATGTTCTTAGATTATTCAATGAAACAACAGCTACTGCTTTGTGCTATGGTATCTATAAACAAGATTTACCATCACCTGATGCACCCCCAAGAAATGTCGTTTTTGTTGATTGTGGATATGCTAGCTTACAAGTATGCATTTGTACATTCCACAaaggaaaattaaaa ATGTTAGCAAGTAGTGCTGACAGTCAGTTAGGTGGAAGGGACATAGATTCTATATTAGCAGAATATTTCTGTAAAGACTTTCAGTCACGTTATAATATTGATCCACGCACAAATCCCCGTGCATATCTAAGATTATTAACAGAAGTTGAAAAACTGAAGAAACAAATGTCGGCCAATTCCACGACACTTCCTCTTAATATCGAATGTTTTATGGATGAGAAAGATGTACATGGTGAAATGAAACGAGCGGATATGGAAGCGATGTGCGCACATTTATTTAAACGCGTGGAAACAGCTTTACGTCAATGTCTCGAGGACTCTA AACTAAAATTAGATGACATTCATTCCGTGGAATTAGCGGGAGGTTCTAGTCGCGTTCCTGCTATTAAACGATTAGTTGAGGAAGTTTTTGGTCGTCCTGTATCTACAACATTAAATCAAGATGAAGCTGTTTCCCGGGGATGTGCACTTCAATGTGCAATGTTGAGTCCTGCTGTAAGAGTCCGAGACTTTTCAGTAACTGATATTCAACCATATCCGGTGAAATTAACCTGGGATGCTACTCAAGGTGAAGAAGG AGAGATGGAAGTCTTTGGGCATAATCATCCCGTACCGTTTTCAAAGATGTTAACATTTTACCGATCGAGTCCATTTACGCTAACTGCTAGTTACACAATGCCACCGGCATCTTATCCCCAATCACACATTG GTGTATTCGTAATAAAAAACGTAAAACCAACACAAGAAGGAGAGTCgtcaaaagtaaaaataaaagtaagaataaactTGAACGGTATCCTTACTATTGCTTCGGCGTCGCTTGTTGAAAAACGCGAACTTACACAACAAgaaaaggaggaagaagaaaaactgcaacaacagcagcaacaacaaaatAATATGGATGTTGATCAACCAGAGAAAAAAGATAAACCTGATCAGGAAGCACAGGCAAATGAGCCACCCGCGCCTGAG GTGAGCATGGATAAAACACGTCGGAACTCAGATGCTGATGATGGTGGAAGAGGTGCGAGGGGTTCTGCCCCTTCTTACTCCTCCAGGATTCTCTCTTGGTTCAGCTCG GGCGACGATAAAgacgaaaataaaggtaaaaagAAAATTCCTGTTCGAAATATTGAACTGCCAGTGGAAATGCACGGATTTGGACTTAATCAACGTGATTTGGATGCAGCATTAGAAAAAGAG tgtAAGATGATTGCCGGAGATAGGCAGGAAAAGGAACGCATCGATGCTCGCAATGCATTAGAAGAATATGTTTATGACTTGCGTGCTAAGTTATCGGAAGAAGATCAGTTAGCCACGTTTATTACAGAGGCAGATAAAGAAATACTTTGCCGCGCATTAGATGACACTGAAAATTGGCTTTATGAAGAAGGTGAAGATTGTCAACGACAAGTTTATTCAGAACGACTAACATGCCTTAAA GCACAAGGTGAACCAATTAAAGAAAGGCGAATGGAATTTGAGGGTAGAAATCATGCATTGGAAGATTTAGCAGGAGCATTACAGCTTGTTAAGAAGGGTGTAGATCTCATTAGGGCATCCAGTGGAAAAGACAATAAGTATTCACACTTAACAGAAGAGGAAGTGAAAAAGGTTGAAAAAACTGTACAGGAAAAATGGGCGTGGCTTGATGAGAAACGCGTACTTCTTGCCGGTACACCTCGCACACAACAACCACCGGTTACTGTCGCACAAATACGTGCAGAGAAACAG TCACTGGATAGTATTGTATTACCAATCTTAAATAAACCAAAACCTAAAGTAGAACCTCCAAAAGAAGAAAAACCTAAAGATAAAGCAGCCGAAGATCAAcaaaaaaataatcaaaatagtCAAGGTGATGGTCATGCTCAAACTAATCAACAACAGCAACCTCAAGAAGAAAAAATGGATGTTGAGTAA
- the Hsc70Cb gene encoding heat shock protein 70Cb isoform X2, with amino-acid sequence MAAMSVIGIDFGNESCYVAVARAGGIETIANDYSLRSTPSCVAFSGKNRILGVAAKNQMVTNMKNTIYGFKRLLGRKYNDPQVQREIKMLPFKVTQQADGNIGIHVQYLGEEHIFSPEQITAMLFTKLKDISETALQTIVNDCVISVPSYYTQAERQALLDAARIAGLNVLRLFNETTATALCYGIYKQDLPSPDAPPRNVVFVDCGYASLQVCICTFHKGKLKMLASSADSQLGGRDIDSILAEYFCKDFQSRYNIDPRTNPRAYLRLLTEVEKLKKQMSANSTTLPLNIECFMDEKDVHGEMKRADMEAMCAHLFKRVETALRQCLEDSKLKLDDIHSVELAGGSSRVPAIKRLVEEVFGRPVSTTLNQDEAVSRGCALQCAMLSPAVRVRDFSVTDIQPYPVKLTWDATQGEEGEMEVFGHNHPVPFSKMLTFYRSSPFTLTASYTMPPASYPQSHIGVFVIKNVKPTQEGESSKVKIKVRINLNGILTIASASLVEKRELTQQEKEEEEKLQQQQQQQNNMDVDQPEKKDKPDQEAQANEPPAPEGDDKDENKGKKKIPVRNIELPVEMHGFGLNQRDLDAALEKECKMIAGDRQEKERIDARNALEEYVYDLRAKLSEEDQLATFITEADKEILCRALDDTENWLYEEGEDCQRQVYSERLTCLKAQGEPIKERRMEFEGRNHALEDLAGALQLVKKGVDLIRASSGKDNKYSHLTEEEVKKVEKTVQEKWAWLDEKRVLLAGTPRTQQPPVTVAQIRAEKQSLDSIVLPILNKPKPKVEPPKEEKPKDKAAEDQQKNNQNSQGDGHAQTNQQQQPQEEKMDVE; translated from the exons ATGGCTGCTATGTCCGTGATCGGAATTGACTTCGGCAATGAGAGCTGTTATGTAGCTGTAGCACGAGCGGGAGGTATTGAAACCATAGCTAACGATTACAGCCTTCGAAGCACACC ATCATGCGTAGCATTCAGTGGAAAGAATCGAATTCTTGGTGTAGCTGCTAAAAATCAAATGGTAACCAATATGAAAAATACTATTTATGGATTCAAAAGATTATTAGGTAGAAAGTATAATGACCCACAAGTACAACGTGAGATTAAGATGTTACCTTTTAAGGTAACTCAGCAGGCAGATGGAAATATtggtatacat gtacAGTACTTGGGAGAGGAACACATTTTTTCACCCGAACAAATAACTGCaatgttatttacaaaattaaaagatatatCTGAAACAGCTCTACAAACTATTGTTAATGATTGTGTCATTTCTGTACCTTCATATTATACACAAGCTGAACGGCAAGCATTGCTTGATGCTGCACGAATAGCAGGCTTAAATGTTCTTAGATTATTCAATGAAACAACAGCTACTGCTTTGTGCTATGGTATCTATAAACAAGATTTACCATCACCTGATGCACCCCCAAGAAATGTCGTTTTTGTTGATTGTGGATATGCTAGCTTACAAGTATGCATTTGTACATTCCACAaaggaaaattaaaa ATGTTAGCAAGTAGTGCTGACAGTCAGTTAGGTGGAAGGGACATAGATTCTATATTAGCAGAATATTTCTGTAAAGACTTTCAGTCACGTTATAATATTGATCCACGCACAAATCCCCGTGCATATCTAAGATTATTAACAGAAGTTGAAAAACTGAAGAAACAAATGTCGGCCAATTCCACGACACTTCCTCTTAATATCGAATGTTTTATGGATGAGAAAGATGTACATGGTGAAATGAAACGAGCGGATATGGAAGCGATGTGCGCACATTTATTTAAACGCGTGGAAACAGCTTTACGTCAATGTCTCGAGGACTCTA AACTAAAATTAGATGACATTCATTCCGTGGAATTAGCGGGAGGTTCTAGTCGCGTTCCTGCTATTAAACGATTAGTTGAGGAAGTTTTTGGTCGTCCTGTATCTACAACATTAAATCAAGATGAAGCTGTTTCCCGGGGATGTGCACTTCAATGTGCAATGTTGAGTCCTGCTGTAAGAGTCCGAGACTTTTCAGTAACTGATATTCAACCATATCCGGTGAAATTAACCTGGGATGCTACTCAAGGTGAAGAAGG AGAGATGGAAGTCTTTGGGCATAATCATCCCGTACCGTTTTCAAAGATGTTAACATTTTACCGATCGAGTCCATTTACGCTAACTGCTAGTTACACAATGCCACCGGCATCTTATCCCCAATCACACATTG GTGTATTCGTAATAAAAAACGTAAAACCAACACAAGAAGGAGAGTCgtcaaaagtaaaaataaaagtaagaataaactTGAACGGTATCCTTACTATTGCTTCGGCGTCGCTTGTTGAAAAACGCGAACTTACACAACAAgaaaaggaggaagaagaaaaactgcaacaacagcagcaacaacaaaatAATATGGATGTTGATCAACCAGAGAAAAAAGATAAACCTGATCAGGAAGCACAGGCAAATGAGCCACCCGCGCCTGAG GGCGACGATAAAgacgaaaataaaggtaaaaagAAAATTCCTGTTCGAAATATTGAACTGCCAGTGGAAATGCACGGATTTGGACTTAATCAACGTGATTTGGATGCAGCATTAGAAAAAGAG tgtAAGATGATTGCCGGAGATAGGCAGGAAAAGGAACGCATCGATGCTCGCAATGCATTAGAAGAATATGTTTATGACTTGCGTGCTAAGTTATCGGAAGAAGATCAGTTAGCCACGTTTATTACAGAGGCAGATAAAGAAATACTTTGCCGCGCATTAGATGACACTGAAAATTGGCTTTATGAAGAAGGTGAAGATTGTCAACGACAAGTTTATTCAGAACGACTAACATGCCTTAAA GCACAAGGTGAACCAATTAAAGAAAGGCGAATGGAATTTGAGGGTAGAAATCATGCATTGGAAGATTTAGCAGGAGCATTACAGCTTGTTAAGAAGGGTGTAGATCTCATTAGGGCATCCAGTGGAAAAGACAATAAGTATTCACACTTAACAGAAGAGGAAGTGAAAAAGGTTGAAAAAACTGTACAGGAAAAATGGGCGTGGCTTGATGAGAAACGCGTACTTCTTGCCGGTACACCTCGCACACAACAACCACCGGTTACTGTCGCACAAATACGTGCAGAGAAACAG TCACTGGATAGTATTGTATTACCAATCTTAAATAAACCAAAACCTAAAGTAGAACCTCCAAAAGAAGAAAAACCTAAAGATAAAGCAGCCGAAGATCAAcaaaaaaataatcaaaatagtCAAGGTGATGGTCATGCTCAAACTAATCAACAACAGCAACCTCAAGAAGAAAAAATGGATGTTGAGTAA
- the LOC100878815 gene encoding mitochondrial disaggregase produces the protein MSRLCNSRFSSYIKGTKHPPILPYNSSCRKNSDIKNVLYQYSEGYIQFCWKLQRHIYPLYRFLDMLMSKQVRSLLTKTKTVLNKYDINRGMKHCRNLGIVSSGFGISIALCEASNFHKEKEFFQAAKYGDIKKLKAILKSGIDVNVRHPLGWTALHVAAINFQPKVVKLLIEHGADVNAQDEFINVYATAIEKGLQILDVLSTREQEFSDYLNSRATFKGFTPLHYAVLVNSKDCAVELMNAAADPTIKAESGHGPIEYAENGELKEILTKYSIKYDNIKKEKEMEERRKFPLEQRLKKYIVGQDGAISIVASTIRRKENGWIDEKHPLVFLFLGSSGIGKTELAKQLAAYIHKNKPEGFIRLDMSEYQEKHEVAKLIGAPPGYVGHDDGGQLTKQLRKCPNAVVLFDEVDKAHPDVLTVLLQLFDEGRLTDGKGKTIECKNAIFVMTSNLASEVIAEHAVQLREETQRVSDQKHDQSIDINENSEHIEISRNFKDKVVRPILKSHFRRDEFLGRINEIVYFLPFSQSELIKLVAKELEAWAERAKERHKIELKWNREVLSLLAEGYDTHYGARSIKYEVERRVVNQLAAAHERGQLERGCSVLLKVIWQKGGASIALSIRRKDSKDFVDIPVTDNLTKNMNSAF, from the exons ATGTCGCGCTTGTGTAATTCACGATTTTCTTCATATATAAAAGGAACAAAACACCCACCAATATTGCCATACAATTCCAGTTGTAGAAAAAATagtgatattaaaaatgtactttATCAATACAGTGAAGGTTATATACAATTCTGTTGGAAACTTCAAAGACATATTTATCCATTGTACAGATTTTTGGATATGCTCATGTCAAAACAAGTTCGTTCTTTATTAACAAAGACAAAGACAGTATTAAACAAATATGACATTAATCGTGGTATGAAacattgtagaaatttaggaattgtatCAAGTGGGTTTGGTATATCTATAGCACTATGTGAAGCCTCAAATTTTCACAAAG AAAAAGAGTTTTTCCAAGCTGCTAAATATGGTGATATTAAGAAACTAAAAGCT ATTTTAAAATCTGGAATTGATGTAAATGTACGACATCCCTTAGGTTGGACAGCATTACATGTTGCTGCCATTAATTTTCAACCAAAAGTTGTTAAACTTTTGATAGAACATGGTGCTGATGTTAATGCGCAAGATGAATTCATTAATGTATATGCAACTGCTATAGAAAAAGGATTACAAATTTTAGATG TGCTTTCAACAAGGGAACAAGAATTTTCTGATTATTTGAATAGTAGAGCTACTTTCAAAGGTTTTACACCATTACACTACGCGGTGTTAGTAAATTCGAAAGATTGTGCAGTAGAATTAATGAACGCTGCGGCTGATCCAACTATAAAAGCCGAATCAGGTCATGGTCCGATTGAATATGCCGAAAATGGGGAACTCAAAGAGATACTTACAaaatatagtataaaatatgacaatataaaaaaggaaaaa GAAATGGAAGAACGTCGTAAATTTCCGTTAGAACaacgtttaaaaaaatatatagttggACAAGACGGGGCGATATCTATTGTTGCATCCA CTATCAGGAGGAAAGAAAATGGGTGGATAGACGAAAAACATCCGCTTGTGTTCCTGTTTTTAGGTTCATCTGGAATTGGAAAGACTGAATTAGCTAAACAATTAGCTgcatatattcataaaaataagccAGAGGGATTTATTCGTTTGGATATGTCCGAATATCAAGAAAAACATGAAGTTGCTAAATTGATCGGGGCACCTCCCGG GTACGTAGGTCATGACGATGGTGGCCAATTAACGAAACAACTTAGGAAGTGTCCAAACGCCGTTGTATTATTTGACGAGGTTGATAAGGCTCATCCAGATGTACTGACAGTTTTGCTACAACTTTTTGACGAA GGAAGATTAACTGACGGTAAAGGCAAAACGATTGAATGTAAAAATGCAATATTTGTAATGACATCAAATTTAGCAAGTGAAGTAATTGCTGAGCACGCAGTACAACTTCGAGAAGAAACTCAACGTGTCTCTGATCAAAAACACGATCAAAGTATAGACATAAACGAAAATTCAGAACACATAGAAATATCTAGAAATTTTAAAGATAAAGTA gtACGACCTATTTTGAAATCACATTTTCGAAGGGACGAATTTTTGGGTAgaataaatgaaattgtatattttttaccaTTTTCTCAATCCGAGCTTATTAAACTAGTAGCCAAGGAATTGGAAGCTTGGGCAGAGCGTGCAAAGGAAAGgcataaaatagaattaaaatggAACAGAGAAGTTTTATCCCTTTTGGCAGAGGGATACGATACTCATTATGGTGCTCGTTCTATTAAATACGAAGTGGAAAGACGTGTCGTTAATCAATTAGCTGCTGCCCATGAACGAGGTCAATTGG AGAGGGGATGTTCCGTATTACTTAAAGTCATATGGCAAAAAGGTGGCGCAAGCATAGCACTATCTATACGACGTAAAGATTCGAAAGATTTTGTTGACATTCCGGTCAcagataatttaacaaaaaacatGAATTCCGCATTTTAA
- the Sytbeta gene encoding synaptotagmin beta isoform X4, which yields MSVQFAKEFNVAKEQHAVQPCSSVVVESAGGLPHQSRSYPGGSSGTGSMGRLFTRNSSVSSQSSLEGASGPSGPPSHRGSSSQVGRYHHHRDPLHAASSYPPSRSSRSPSPGRAASLDARSGSPASCSGSLLSSNASPSQSSLSSLATGVSSSCGGSSISVAHGASRSAGRSLSPLLIPPSRTSGSDGGPPPPASPLGSIQPDLYQRRDGPLYLKARGHGKSLGRLHLRFKYDFDRSDLHVHLIEAHDLAGSDQGGFNDPYVKLTLSPEVDSRKRQTQIHRNEPNPFFNQQFKFPVSSDELQDKTLVLQVLDHDRFSRNDIVGLVKVPLHLLQLDSPTSTEEVWGDIERERKPPEQIQEVLLSLSYLPSAEELTVLIQKARNLFPPQEKETLDSFVKVNLFCGEKKVKRKKTSIRKATTSPVWDEAVHFNVPVNTLASSAIEVCVMDSSNEFIGGNVIVGSCIVGPATGAEASGSQGKEHWLHMTQSPRKTIAMWHALH from the exons GAATTCAATGTGGCTAAAGAACAGCACGCCGTACAGCCATGTTCGTCCGTGGTGGTTGAATCAG CAGGTGGATTACCACATCAAAGTCGCAGTTACCCTGGTGGTAGCAGCGGAACCGGTAGCATGGGACGATTATTTACAAGGAATTCATCGGTGAGTTCTCAAAGCTCTTTGGAGGGAGCTTCAGGACCTTCAGGACCACCCAGTCATCGTGGTTCTTCTTCACAAGTTGGACGATATCATCATCATCGTGACCCGTTACATGCTGCCTCTTCTTATCCTCCTAGCAGAAGTTCAAG ATCACCATCACCTGGTCGCGCAGCATCGTTAGACGCACGCAGTGGGAGTCCAGCCAGTTGTTCCGGAAGCCTTCTTAGCAGCAATGCATCACCATCTCAGAGCTCACTGTCGTCTCTGGCAACAGGTGTGAGCTCTTCATGTGGTGGTTCCTCGATAAGCGTTGCCCACGGTGCTTCCAGATCAGCTGGCCGAAGTTTATCACCGCTTCTTATTCCGCCGTCACGCACTTCCGGAAG CGATGGTGGTCCACCTCCTCCAGCTTCACCTTTAGGTTCCATACAACCTGACCTCTATCAACGAAGAGATGGTCCCCTTTACCTCAAGGCTCGCGG ACACGGCAAAAGCTTGGGTCGACTACATTTACGATTCAAATACGACTTCGATCGATCGGATTTGCACGTTCACTTGATCGAGGCTCACGATTTGGCTGGAAGCGATCAAGGAGGATTTAACGACCCTTACGTGAAATTAACACTCAGCCCTGAAGTGGATTCGAGGAAGCGACAAACTCAGATACATCGTAACGAGCCGAACCCGTTCTTCAATCAGCAATTTAAATTTCCCGTCAGCAGCGACGAACTTCAGGACAAGACTTTAGTGCTACAA GTTCTCGATCATGATCGCTTTTCGAGAAACGATATAGTCGGTTTGGTTAAGGTGCCATTGCATCTTTTACAATTGGACTCCCCTACATCAACCGAAGAAGTTTGGGGCGATATTGAGCGTGAACGAAAGCCACCGGAACAAATTCAAGAAGTTTTACTGTCGCTGTCTTATTTGCCAAGTGCTGAGGAATTAACGGTGCTCATTCAGAAGGCGAGAAACCTATTTCCACCACAG GAGAAAGAAACTTTAGATTCCTTCGTGAAAGTAAATCTTTTTTGCGGAGAGAAGAAAGTGAAGAGGAAGAAAACTTCTATAAGAAAAGCGACGACCAGTCCTGTTTGGGACGAGGCGGTGCACTTTAATGTTCCTGTCAACACTCTTGCGTCGTCCGCCATTGAG GTATGCGTAATGGATTCAAGCAACGAGTTCATCGGCGGAAACGTGATCGTCGGGTCCTGCATCGTAGGTCCCGCCACAGGAGCGGAAGCAAGCGGCAGCCAAGGAAAAGAGCACTGGCTTCACATGACCCAATCGCCCAGGAAAACCATCGCCATGTGGCACGCGTTGCATTAA